Proteins encoded together in one Solanum lycopersicum chromosome 7, SLM_r2.1 window:
- the LOC138337520 gene encoding uncharacterized protein codes for MAAPPTPQEGASQTRPPLFNGKYYGWWKNRMMDHLIGENPDLWGVILDGPTIPMKTATDGITKIPKERKERNVEDKLAIQNNAKAKKILICGIGTDEYNRISSCQDSKAIWETLQTAHEGTTQVKKSKIDNLNRQYELFRMAEWETIQDMHTRFTSIINEMYSLGEIVPNGKAVRTLLSVLPETWESKVEAITEACDLDSLGMDELIGNLITYELKKNQEKEIGGKRKERNLVPKGYCIR; via the coding sequence ATGGCAGCACCACCTACCCCACAAGAGGGAGCTTCACAAACACGACCACCACTGTTCAATGGCAAATATTATGGATGGTGGAAAAATCGTATGATGGACCATCTTATTGGCGAAAACCCTGATCTATGGGGAGTAATTCTAGATGGCCCAACCATACCTATGAAAACCGCAACTGATGGAATCACCAAAAtcccaaaggaaagaaaagaacgGAATGTTGAAGACAAGCTTGCAATTCAAAATAATGCCAAAGCCAAGAAAATTCTGATATGTGGCATAGGAACAGACGAATACAATCGAATCTCGTCATGTCAAGATTCCAAAGCCATATGGGAAACACTGCAAACAGCTCATGAGGGAACAACGCAAGTCAAGAAGTCtaaaattgataacttgaacAGGCAATATGAGCTGTTCAGGATGGCAGAATGGGAGACTATTCAAGACATGCACACCAGGTTCACCTCCATCATTAATGAGATGTACTCTTTAGGAGAGATAGTGCCTAACGGAAAGGCAGTAAGGACACTCTTGAGTGTCCTTCCTGAAACTTGGGAAAGCAAAGTTGAGGCTATCACTGAAGCCTGCGACCTAGACTCACTGGGAATGGATGAGTTAATTGGTAATCTCATCACATACGAACTtaagaaaaaccaagaaaaggaaattggaggaaaaagaaaggaaaggaaCCTGGTTCCAAAAGGCTACTGCatcagatga